One Streptomyces sp. NBC_00223 genomic window carries:
- a CDS encoding aminotransferase class V-fold PLP-dependent enzyme, translating to MDANESLTFATGSGISSAAPRAAAPGTATAAGATAAARAAEAAFREAVRAEYADIAPGYLNTATLGLAPARTIAALRRALDAWADGRPRLDVYEESVAASRAAYARITGVAVERVALAGTVAGGVGLIAAHLPAGAEVLTAEGEFSSVVQPFAARPDLVLRTVPLSRVAEAVRPETALVAVSSVQSADGRPADLPAIRAAARAYGARVLLDATQSAGWLPLRADEYDYVICHGYKWMVSPHGACFLTVREGAEPTLSPAFAGWYAGDDPWESCYGPVDRLAPGARRFDARPAYLPFVGAAASLSLVEELGVAAIHAHDVALAGRLRAGLTELGFTPVPGDSAIVAVPDAPAQAAGRLAEAGVHFSARAGNVRFALHLHNTDEDVARALSALAPLSPL from the coding sequence ATGGACGCCAACGAATCGCTCACGTTCGCCACGGGCTCCGGCATCTCCAGCGCGGCTCCGCGAGCCGCGGCCCCCGGCACCGCCACAGCCGCGGGGGCCACCGCGGCGGCCCGCGCCGCCGAAGCCGCCTTCCGGGAGGCCGTCCGCGCCGAGTACGCGGACATCGCGCCCGGCTATCTCAACACCGCCACGCTCGGCCTCGCCCCGGCCCGTACGATCGCCGCGCTGCGCCGGGCCCTGGACGCCTGGGCCGACGGGCGCCCCCGCCTCGACGTGTACGAGGAGTCGGTCGCCGCGAGCCGGGCCGCGTACGCCCGGATCACCGGGGTGGCGGTGGAGCGGGTGGCGCTGGCCGGCACGGTCGCGGGCGGGGTCGGACTGATCGCCGCGCATCTGCCGGCGGGGGCCGAGGTGCTGACCGCGGAGGGGGAGTTCAGCTCGGTGGTGCAGCCGTTCGCGGCCCGGCCCGATCTGGTGCTGCGGACCGTGCCGCTGTCCCGGGTCGCCGAGGCGGTACGGCCGGAGACGGCACTGGTCGCGGTCAGCTCCGTGCAGTCGGCTGACGGACGGCCGGCCGATCTGCCCGCGATCCGGGCGGCGGCGAGGGCGTACGGGGCCCGGGTGCTGCTCGACGCGACCCAGTCGGCGGGGTGGCTGCCGCTGCGGGCGGACGAGTACGACTATGTGATCTGCCATGGCTACAAGTGGATGGTCAGCCCGCACGGTGCCTGCTTCCTGACCGTACGGGAGGGCGCCGAGCCGACGCTGTCCCCCGCGTTCGCCGGGTGGTACGCGGGCGACGATCCGTGGGAGTCCTGCTACGGGCCGGTGGATCGGCTGGCGCCCGGGGCCCGGCGGTTCGACGCGCGGCCGGCGTATCTGCCCTTCGTCGGGGCGGCGGCCTCGCTCTCGCTCGTCGAGGAGCTGGGCGTGGCGGCGATCCACGCGCACGACGTGGCGCTGGCCGGGCGGCTGCGCGCGGGGCTCACGGAGCTGGGCTTCACCCCGGTGCCGGGGGACTCGGCGATCGTCGCCGTCCCGGACGCGCCCGCGCAGGCCGCCGGGCGGCTCGCCGAGGCCGG
- a CDS encoding LysR family transcriptional regulator has protein sequence MIEPRHLRVLRAVARTGSFSAAARELGLTQPAVSQQMKALEHSVGTPLLVRGPREMRLTEAGEALVRHAVGILAGLTAAEEEVAAIAGLRAGRVRLASFPSGSSTLVPCAVADMRARHPGTKISLVEAEPPRSVEMLRAGDCDITLAFRYVDLPTPSEESWDDLVVRPLLTDRLVAVVPRGHRLAGRGTAVPIRELSGEEWIAGCPRCRRHLVEMCERAGFTPRIDFATDDYPAVVGLVAAGLGVAVLPELALESVRPKGVAVVELRPAVQREVVALTLPDLAHVPAVDMMLGRLARAGLKRPIES, from the coding sequence ATGATCGAGCCACGCCATCTCCGCGTCCTGCGCGCGGTGGCCCGTACCGGCTCCTTCTCCGCCGCCGCCCGCGAGCTGGGCCTCACCCAGCCCGCCGTGAGCCAGCAGATGAAGGCGCTCGAACACTCCGTCGGCACCCCGCTGCTGGTCCGCGGCCCCCGCGAGATGCGGCTGACCGAGGCGGGCGAGGCCCTGGTGCGGCACGCGGTCGGCATCCTCGCCGGGCTGACCGCCGCAGAGGAGGAGGTCGCCGCGATCGCCGGGCTGCGCGCCGGGCGGGTCCGGCTGGCCTCCTTCCCGTCCGGCAGCTCCACCCTCGTCCCGTGCGCGGTCGCGGACATGCGCGCCCGGCACCCGGGCACCAAGATCTCGCTGGTCGAGGCCGAGCCGCCGCGCTCGGTGGAGATGCTGCGCGCGGGCGACTGCGACATCACCCTGGCGTTCCGCTACGTGGATCTGCCGACGCCGTCCGAGGAGTCGTGGGACGACCTGGTGGTACGGCCGCTGCTGACCGACCGGCTGGTCGCCGTGGTCCCGCGCGGCCACCGGCTGGCCGGACGCGGTACCGCGGTGCCGATCCGGGAGCTGTCGGGGGAGGAGTGGATCGCGGGCTGCCCGCGCTGCCGCAGGCATCTGGTCGAGATGTGCGAGCGGGCCGGTTTCACCCCGCGGATCGACTTCGCCACCGACGACTACCCGGCCGTGGTCGGCCTGGTCGCGGCGGGTCTCGGGGTGGCCGTACTGCCAGAACTGGCGCTGGAGTCGGTGCGGCCGAAGGGCGTGGCCGTCGTCGAGCTGCGGCCGGCCGTCCAGCGGGAGGTGGTGGCGCTGACGCTGCCGGACCTCGCGCATGTGCCGGCCGTGGACATGATGCTGGGGCGCCTCGCGCGGGCGGGGCTGAAACGCCCGATCGAGTCCTGA
- a CDS encoding WhiB family transcriptional regulator, protein MADFSRLPGPNADLWDWQLVAACRGVDSSLFFHPEGERGAARSAREAAAKEVCTRCPVRAECATHALAVREPYGVWGGLTEDEREAMMGRSRNRTPMSPEHAASP, encoded by the coding sequence ATGGCAGACTTCTCCCGCCTTCCCGGCCCCAACGCCGACCTCTGGGACTGGCAACTCGTGGCCGCCTGCCGCGGTGTCGACAGCTCACTGTTCTTCCACCCCGAAGGCGAGCGGGGTGCCGCTCGCAGCGCGCGCGAAGCCGCCGCCAAGGAGGTGTGCACGCGCTGCCCGGTCCGCGCCGAGTGCGCGACCCACGCCCTGGCCGTACGGGAGCCGTACGGCGTCTGGGGCGGCCTGACCGAGGACGAGCGCGAGGCGATGATGGGACGCTCGCGAAATCGGACGCCGATGAGTCCGGAACACGCGGCGAGTCCCTGA
- a CDS encoding response regulator transcription factor, translating into MTSVLVCDDSPLAREALRRAVATVPGVERVTTAANGEEVLRRWGADRSDLILMDVRMPGLGGVETVRRLLSADPGARIIMLTVAEDLDGVALAVAAGARGYLHKDASRAELRATVTQALADPTWRLAPRRLRSAEMGAAPTLTAREIQVLEGMSHGRSNAEIGRELFLSEDTVKTHARRLFKKLGASDRAHAVALGFRWGLVR; encoded by the coding sequence ATGACTTCCGTCCTCGTCTGCGACGACTCCCCGCTCGCCCGAGAGGCCCTGCGCCGCGCGGTGGCCACCGTGCCCGGCGTCGAGCGCGTAACCACCGCGGCCAACGGCGAGGAAGTCCTCCGCCGCTGGGGTGCCGACCGCTCGGACCTCATCCTGATGGACGTCCGCATGCCCGGCCTCGGCGGGGTGGAGACGGTCCGGCGGCTGCTGTCGGCAGACCCCGGCGCCCGCATCATCATGCTCACCGTCGCCGAGGACCTCGACGGAGTGGCCCTCGCGGTCGCCGCCGGGGCCCGCGGCTATCTGCACAAGGACGCCTCGCGCGCCGAACTGCGGGCGACGGTGACACAGGCGCTGGCCGACCCCACCTGGCGGCTCGCCCCCCGGCGGCTGCGCTCCGCCGAGATGGGGGCCGCGCCCACCCTCACCGCACGCGAGATCCAGGTGCTCGAGGGCATGAGCCACGGGCGGTCCAACGCCGAGATCGGCCGTGAGCTGTTCCTCTCCGAGGACACGGTGAAGACGCACGCCCGGCGGCTGTTCAAGAAGCTCGGCGCGTCGGACCGGGCGCACGCGGTGGCGCTGGGCTTCCGCTGGGGCCTGGTCCGTTAG
- a CDS encoding sigma-70 family RNA polymerase sigma factor: MRDDDTPAIGALVRRAVDGDERATHDLLAHVHPLAERYCRTRLSRLPGDARHFVDDLAQEVCLAVLCALPRYRDLGRPFEAFVVSIAAHKVADLQRAAMRGPGSTAVPSDEMPEKPDDSLGPEERALLNSDAAWAKKLLDRLPDHLRELVLLRVAVGLSAEETGQVLGMSPGAVRVAQHRALSRLRAIAEESTAGAPTADPRGLSA, translated from the coding sequence ATGCGCGACGACGACACCCCCGCCATCGGTGCCCTCGTCCGTCGCGCGGTCGACGGCGACGAACGAGCCACACACGATCTCCTTGCCCATGTCCACCCGCTCGCCGAGCGGTACTGCCGCACCCGGCTGTCCCGGCTGCCGGGTGACGCCAGGCACTTCGTGGACGACCTCGCGCAGGAGGTCTGTCTGGCGGTGCTCTGCGCGCTGCCGCGCTACCGGGATCTCGGTCGGCCGTTCGAGGCGTTCGTCGTCTCCATCGCAGCCCACAAGGTCGCCGACCTCCAGCGGGCCGCCATGCGCGGCCCCGGCAGCACGGCCGTGCCGTCCGACGAGATGCCGGAGAAGCCGGACGACTCGCTCGGTCCCGAGGAGCGGGCGCTGCTCAACAGCGACGCGGCCTGGGCCAAGAAGCTGCTGGACCGGCTGCCGGACCATCTGCGCGAGCTGGTGCTGCTGCGGGTCGCCGTGGGGCTGAGCGCGGAGGAGACCGGGCAGGTGCTCGGGATGTCGCCGGGGGCCGTACGGGTGGCGCAGCACCGGGCGCTCAGCAGGTTGCGGGCCATCGCGGAGGAGAGCACGGCCGGGGCGCCGACGGCTGATCCGCGGGGGCTCAGCGCGTAG